In Lycium ferocissimum isolate CSIRO_LF1 chromosome 3, AGI_CSIRO_Lferr_CH_V1, whole genome shotgun sequence, the genomic window atttagatttaagcatttttttctataatagcgaaatattatttaaatgccAATGCAGTTATAGGTgcataaccaaaaaaaaaaatgtgactcAACGGTGCTATCATAGAGAGGTATGTATCATAAACATTCGAGGTAactagtactccctctgttcatttttacttgttctcTGTACTAAAAATAAATGTCTACTTTAACTTGTccagtttaaaaaataaaaacagaatTGAACGCTTAGTTCCTAATTTACCTTTATTATTTACTATAATCACtgtatttttcaaaacattgcATTTGTTATATTCAAAGGATTATATAGTaaaattgttattttatttttgatttcttACTAGACGTGTCAAGTcatacatgacaagtaaaacTGAAGGGACCGAGTACtgtttttggaaagaaaattagAGCTCGTAAGAACAAAATTATCATAACAAACTAGGGTCCCAAAAAAACTATGGACTTGCAATAAAGTTTTCTGTTATAGGAAACATGGAGGAAACCTCATCTAATCCAAATACACTAACAACTTTTTTCccttaaaatgaaaaatcaatatATAGTCATAGGCGTATAATCCACTCTTCATCGATCTCTCTCTCTagtctctttttctctctatagttattattaataacaaaaataacaaaatctcAGTTTCATATCTCTGTAgaaaatattccaaaatatGGGTGATGATTCGATACCTGCCGATCCACTGAACCTTACCGGAGACGAATTCGATGGTCTTCCTGTACCACCACTCGACCCTACCTATTTTACCCAACACATGAGCGCACCAGATCAAGATTTTCCAATGGAATTCCAACAACATGATTTCATGCTTGATGACCTTGATTTCGATTTATCATTCGATGATTTCTTCCTTAATCCTCctaatagtgatgatgatgccTTTATTAACCCTAATTACCTGGCCGATTGTGTCGGGTCGGATCAGGGTTCTGACCCCGATCAGAAGGACCCGAATTGGTTAGGCCAACCTGAGAGTCAACCGATTGGGGATTTTGATGATTCGAAGGGGATTTTACATCCGGGTTCAAATTCGGGTCAGATAAACCCTAATTGTCAATTAATTGGGGATTTTGACGAATCTTCTAGAGATCTCAAGTCATCATCAGCGGAATTGAGCAATTTTGCAGGTAATGAGCGGGTCAAAATGAGCTAAATGGTTGGTCAAAACCCAACCCGttcaattcttactaagttttaattgctttatttgttcttttataattatttattaccTAATAAActtgttatttttcttaattagggctatatataacatatcgagtaaaaaaaaagtctttttgaatttatttttttgtcaagaTTTCTCATGGATCAATTTGAGCTGAAATGGTTGGGCTGAGTATTTGTTCTTCTATATTAGTACCTAATaaaattgttatttttcttgattatggctatatataacgtatcaaataaaaaaaaatgtcttttttgttaatattttgacaagatttctCATGGATCAATTTGAGTGGAAACGGGCTGAGCTAATAAATGGGCGGGTTATGATTTAATGGGCTAATTTTGCCACCTTTATTTGCAGGTAATCAGGCAGTTGGAGGTGTTATGGTAATGGACACGTCATCACCGGAGCTTCGTCAGAGTTCGAATAGCTCGGGAGTTTCGATTGGTGTGTCACCGTTGTTGGACCAGGTTTCTGGCGATGTATCCGGTTTCTTGAACGTGCCATCACCGGAGTCCAATGGATCCAACCACGAGGGTTCTTTGGAGTCTAGGAGTGATAACAAAGGTTTGAATGATGCTAAGGTTTTGAATTGTCATTCACCGGAGTCGCAGGGTTCGGGCAATTGTGGTTCCAATCTCTCAGAAGGGCTGAATTATCTATCAGATTCGAACAAATCGGTACATTCTTCTCCGAATTTAGGAAATAATTCGATAAAAAGTGGAGTTGTGGAACAGAAGTTTAAATTAGAGGGTGTGAATGCTAATATATGTAACTCTAGCTCTAGCTCCCtgttgaaaaggaaaaaggttAGTGAAGATTCTAATACCGTAAGCAAACTCCAAAAATCGACTAATTTTTCGTTGAGTGATAATGTTaataatgatgaagatgaaaagAAGATAGCTAGATTGATTAGGAATAGGGAGAGTGCTCAATTGTCGAGGCAAAGAAAGAAGCATTATGTTGAGGAATTAGAGGATAAAGTTAGAATGATGCATTCAACAATTCAAGATCTGAATGCTAAGATATCATATATGATGGCGGAAAATGCAACTCTAAGGGGACAGATGGGAGGTAGTGGTGTACCTCCGCAAGTGCCACCACCCCCTGGGATGTATCCCCAGACTCCTGTGATGTATCCGTGGATGCCGTATGCACCACCTTATATGATGAAGCCACAAGGATCACAAGTGCCGTTGGTTCCCATTCCAAAGTTGAAACCACAGGCTGCAGCGGCCGCACCAAAAAGTAGCAAGAAaggggagaaaaagaagagtgAGGTGAAAACTAAGAAGGTCGCGAGTATTAGTTTCCTTGGCGTGTTGTTCTTCATGCTGCTCTTTGGTGGGTTGGTTCCTTTGTTGAATGTGAGATATGGGGGAACAAGGGAACCGTTTTTGAGTGGAGATTCTTTTGGGAGTGGATTTTACGAAAAACATCATGGAAGAGTCTTGTCTGTTGACGGGCCTGTGAATGGGAGTGGTTATTCTGGGAAATACGGTGGACAAGATTATAGCTCACATTGTGGCCCGGGGGGTCGGGGTGAAAGCAATCAGCAAAATATTAATAAGGCTGCAGATGAGTTTGTTCATGTGGGCAATGGCAGCGACCCTCTAGCAGCGTCTTTGTATGTCCCGAGGAATGATAAACTTGTTAAGATTGACGGGAACTTGATAATTCAGTCTGTATTGGCAAGTGAGAAAGCCATGGCATCTCATGGAAGTCCTGATAAGAACAATAAAGAGACAGGCCTCGCTGTTCCTGGAGATTTAGCCCCTGCTATCCCAGGAAGCCATCCTCGCCTTTATCAAGGACAACGGGCTCTTGGGTCTGGGGAGAAGGAGAATGGAAAGTCAACTATGCAGCAGTGGTTCCTTGAAGGTGTTGCCGGTTAGTGCTGTTCAATCTAGACTTACTCTATTAATTTTTATCTTTGTGGTATGTGTGAGCGGTTTAAGGACCTCTTATCATTTAACTCATgttatgcttttctttttccttttttggtttAAATCTGTTATTCTTGATAGAAATGTAATCCTCTGGCAGTTACACTCTAAACAAATTTCTACGGAGGCAAATCTGGTTATGTGGGGGCCTCTCTCACATGTTTGCTTTGAGAATTTAGGCATTTTAAGTTGCTAGGAATGACTTTTTTCTTGTACAGTCCTTTCCTTAATTCTATATCTGACCTCGCTGTAATCACCCTCATGCGTACATGTTGTAGCAAATTTTATGGTTTGAGAAGCCTTCTGCTTTCCAgtcttttaattcattttttgtgttcttttggGCAGGACCTTTGTTGAGTTCAGGCATGTGTACAGAAGTATTCCAGTTTGATGTGTCATCTTCTGCTCCAGGAGGCATAGTTCCTGCTACTAATGCGAGAAACTTATCTATAGAAGAAAGGCAGAATGACACGCGTGTCCACAGAAATAGAAGGATCCTCAATGGTCCTTCCGTTTCCCTTTCTAGATCGTCTCACAACATTTCGAAAGAACAAACTGGAAAGCAAGAAAACTTCAGTGGAAACAAGTCACTTTCGTCCATGGTTGTATCTGTTCTCGTTGATCCGAGAGAGGCAGGTGATGGTGACGGTGATGGCATGATGGGTCCCAAGTCCCTCTCTCGGATATTCGTTGTTGTGCTGATCGACAGTGTCAAGTATGTCACCTATTCTTGCATGCTTCCATTTAAAGGATCTGCTCCTCTGGTGACTACCTGAAGAATGGAGTATTCATGTAGCAGAAGCATCATTGATGACCAATTTTGTAGATAGCATAAGATGTAATAGTCCTCACTGTTCACATAACTTCAATATGTAATAGTAAGTATTACTATAAACAGCTATCATTAACTTATGGAGGGTGATGGTCTTCGTCTTTATGTGTAATATGTTTCTGCAATAATTCATTATCGCTCCTTAATTATCTATAGATGAAAGCCAACGCTCCTTTAAGTTCTCTGTGGATGTAtgcattttcattttcatgtaTATTATGCTTTTGGGAAAATGCATTAGTTGCCCTCTAAACTAGTACTGAAAAGTCATTTGTACACCCTAACTTTGCGGGCGTACCTCTACCCCCACTAACCAATATCCCACCTTACGTATCCATGGCACCCTAGCTAGCggttggccatagattttggatcCGGTTTCAACTATTTGTTTGGCATAGATTTTGgataagattttgaaaattcatcTAAAAATTCTCAAGTTCcaaaaattacaacttcaaaaaactcaaattttcaaatttcaagtttcaacttcaaaatctattgCCATATGGGAGCTTAGATTGTGATGATACTTTGGACCTGTTCTGGGACACCCGTTCTCGACTGTTTTGGCATAACTTGTTACACCTTAATTGCCGGTCACTACTCAAGCATATTTATGGTTGTCATTCACTTAAATGCTTGAAAGATCTTTGTTGAGTTAGGTTGCCTACTTCAATTGTGTATAGCAATCATTCGATATTATGAACACATGGGAGTCACAGCCGTATACGACATTATCCGATGTTTCAATTTGATCAACCTAGGTTGTTTCATTAAAGAACTTTCCAACATTTAAGATATATTTGAGATGctgtttgtattagaaatgaaatcaCATGGTATCACCAACTTATTAGTTgctataaaaaatgaaaaatgtattTACCAATTCTTCTCATTAGCAAATAACCAGAAAACAATTGTTGACGTGGTCAACTTTCTATCACCAAAGACTTTCTTGCAAGTGTTTAGCACCTAACATTTCTTTCTATTCCCTGTCAATACTTCATTGGTATTGATCTGGTCCacatattatatactatataattGATTCTTGAAGCTTCTTGTAAGTTCTAAAACTTACTGATTGTGTATCTTCATTATTAATAAAACAATATGCAAATTTGTCGCAACAACTTGTATATGAAGCCAAGTACCATAAACGTAACCAAAACTTTCCTTACTTTCAAAGAAAAGcaagatatatatacatcatgAAACTAACCACAGTATCTTAATGCATTAGACATTACatcacaaaaataatatttgctATACTGGTGAACTGAAACCCAAAATCCGAAACCCCAAAATTAACTATTGGTCATACATCTTTCTTTTACCTTCACAGGCAAACCTCCTTTCATTCTTAGAGTCAAAGATAACACATAATCAGGACACTTCTCCTTCTCCAACTGAACATCAAATTCAAACTTTTCTAACACAGAAGCTGCAATTGACTTCATCTGAATATAAGCCATATCTTTTCCAAGACACATTCTTGGTCCAGCATGAAACACTGGAAATTTAAATGGACTTTCTTGCTTATAAACTCCACTTTCATCAAGCCATCTTTCTGGTTTATACTCACCACAATCTTTCCCCCAAATGTTCTCCATTCTTCCCATGCTATAAGTTTGATAACTCATAAACCAATCTTTTCCAATAAAAGTTCCATCTGGTAAAATTTCATCTTTCAAACAAGACCTTGTATCAACTGGTACTGGTGGATATAGCCTCATCGCTTCTGAAATAGCTGC contains:
- the LOC132049183 gene encoding bZIP transcription factor 17-like; its protein translation is MGDDSIPADPLNLTGDEFDGLPVPPLDPTYFTQHMSAPDQDFPMEFQQHDFMLDDLDFDLSFDDFFLNPPNSDDDAFINPNYLADCVGSDQGSDPDQKDPNWLGQPESQPIGDFDDSKGILHPGSNSGQINPNCQLIGDFDESSRDLKSSSAELSNFAGNQAVGGVMVMDTSSPELRQSSNSSGVSIGVSPLLDQVSGDVSGFLNVPSPESNGSNHEGSLESRSDNKGLNDAKVLNCHSPESQGSGNCGSNLSEGLNYLSDSNKSVHSSPNLGNNSIKSGVVEQKFKLEGVNANICNSSSSSLLKRKKVSEDSNTVSKLQKSTNFSLSDNVNNDEDEKKIARLIRNRESAQLSRQRKKHYVEELEDKVRMMHSTIQDLNAKISYMMAENATLRGQMGGSGVPPQVPPPPGMYPQTPVMYPWMPYAPPYMMKPQGSQVPLVPIPKLKPQAAAAAPKSSKKGEKKKSEVKTKKVASISFLGVLFFMLLFGGLVPLLNVRYGGTREPFLSGDSFGSGFYEKHHGRVLSVDGPVNGSGYSGKYGGQDYSSHCGPGGRGESNQQNINKAADEFVHVGNGSDPLAASLYVPRNDKLVKIDGNLIIQSVLASEKAMASHGSPDKNNKETGLAVPGDLAPAIPGSHPRLYQGQRALGSGEKENGKSTMQQWFLEGVAGPLLSSGMCTEVFQFDVSSSAPGGIVPATNARNLSIEERQNDTRVHRNRRILNGPSVSLSRSSHNISKEQTGKQENFSGNKSLSSMVVSVLVDPREAGDGDGDGMMGPKSLSRIFVVVLIDSVKYVTYSCMLPFKGSAPLVTT